The window GGCGCTCCCCGACGACGTTCACCTCGACGGCGTCGCGGCCGGGAAACGACAGGCTGGAGCCGCCGGGCGCGTCCAGTTCGATGCGGACCACAGCGGGCTGGAGGACATCGAGGAGGGCGTCCACGTACGACCGGAGTTTTCCGGTGTCCGGCTCGTACGCAGGGAGGACCAAACCAACCGTCACGCTACCCGGTATTCGGACTCCGCGAATAAGAATTGTGTTCTCCAGGGCACGTCGGACGGTTGACCGGACGGGCGAGATGGGAGAGAGAGTACGTTTCGTGTGTCCCGCAGTACGCGAGCTCGGGGTGAGGCGAGCGTTCTGTTGGAAATGATTCTACGTGGAGGTGAGAGTTTTGTTGGGGTGGTGTCCGGGGAGGGAGAGTACGTTTCGTGTGTCCGGGGGGCTACGGAAGTGCGAGGAGAAAGCCCCGTGCTTTAGCGCGGGGATGAATCCGACAACCCCGACACCAGCCACCGTTCGATGGCACGGCAGGATATTCCACGCTCCAATCCACGCCTTCAAGTAACTATACCTACATAGGTTACGTATGGCGGAACAGGTCGTCACTCGCACCTACACTGCTTCCATCCGGAACCAGCCACAGGTGCAAGACGACCTCGATTCGCTCGGGTTCGCCGCTTCAAAACTCTGGAACGTCGGACGGTGGACTTGTGACCGAGTGTGGGGCGAAGTCGGCCATATTCCCGGTCACAACGAACTCACCGCGTACCTCAAGAATCACGAACGCTACGATGACCTGCATTCGCAGTCAAGTCAGCGAGTCCTGCAAGAACTCGCTGAGGCGTTCAAAGGCTGGTACGGCAAACAACGCAACGGAGACACACGAGCGAACCCGCCCGGCTACCGCAAACACGGCGACGACCACCCACGAAGTACGGTCACGTTCAAAGCCGATGGCTTCAAACTCGACACCCAGTACAACCGCGTCCGACTCTCCAAAGGCTCGAACCTCAAGGACTACTGGTCGGACTTCATCCTCTGCGAGTACCAGACCCGCCCTGACGTTGACCTCTCCACCGTGGAGAGCGTCCAGCAGGCGCGGGCAGTTTGGACGGGAAGCGAGTGGGAACTACACTTCGTGTGCAAAGTCGAAATCGAAGTGTCAGAGGCACCCGGTCAGAAGACGGTTGGTGTTGACCTCGGCATCAACAACTTCGCCGCCCTCGCCTACGAAGACGGCTACGGCGAGCTGTACCCGCTGAACTGTCTGAAGCAAGACGACTACTTCTTCAGCAAGCGGATTGCTCGCTGTGACAACTCCGATTCCGAGCAAGCCACGCGGTTAAATCAGAAGAAGTCTCGACGGCGCACCCACTACTTCCACACGCTCTCCAAGCACATCGTCCAGCGATGTGTTGAGGAGGGTGTTGGAACGATTTTGGTTGGCGACCTCTCTGGCATCCGTGATAAGGAGGAGAACGGCGAGTCGAAGAACTGGGGCAAGCATGGCAATCTTGACCTGCACTCGTGGGCGTTCGACCGCTTCACCGACCTGCTCGAATACAAGGCCGAGATGGCAGGAATCGCGGTCAATGAAGTGTCTGAGTGCGATACATCGAAGTCGTGTTCGTGTTGTGGTCGGAAGCGAAAGGCGAACCGTGTTGAGCGCGGGTTGTACGTCTGTGACGAGTGTGGTACGGTGGCGAACGCTGATGTGAACGGTGCTGAGAACATTCGACAGAAAGTATCTCCGAGTCCTCGTCCAGAGGATAGGAGTAACGGCTGGTTGGCACAGCCATCGACGTTCCTGTTTGACAAGGACACTGGCGCATTCGCGCCTCAAGAACAGGTCACGTCGTAAACCACAATATCCCAACGCGGGAATCTTCGCCCTTCAGGGCGGGGAGGATGTCAAGGTGCGTGTTCGGTTTCGATGTCGTCGCGGACATCGAGGATGATGTCTGCGTCGAGGTCGAGGTCGTACTCGTAGTAGCGGCCGCCGCGTTCGCCGTGGTTCTGGCCGTTCCGCCGGAAGAACCCGAGCATGTGGAGGTCTGCGAGGTGGTTCTGAATACTCTTCAACGTCGTCAACGGGTCAGACGCGTGGGACTGAGCGACCTGCTCGTAACGGGTCTTGATCGTCTTCGAACGCGCGGGCGTCTCGCCCTCCCGGTCGAGGTACGCGAGCGTTTCGAGGATGTACTGTGCGTGCTGGGTCTGATCGCGGATGCGGTTGCTCAGCCGGCCGCGCTGCACGAGCTCCTGAGCGTCCGTGATGTGGGCGTCGGTCACCTGGGTGTCACCGTTTTTCTCCGCGACCTCCGCGCCCACGCGGAGGAGGTCGATGGCCTGCCGGGCGTTCCCTCGGTCTTTCGCCGCGATGGCTGCGGCCTTCGCGATCGCCGAATCCGCACAGCCGTCCTCGACGAACGCGCGGTCTGCACGGTCTCGGAGGATGGTGCGGAGCTCGGACGCGTCGTAGGGACTGAACGATATCTCCGCCTCCATCAGGGTGTCCTTGACTTTCGGGGAGAGCGACTGCCGGAACGTGTAGTTGTTGCTGATGCCGATGACGCCGATCTTCGAGTCGGTGATGTGGCCGTTCGACTTCGCGCGCGGGAACTCGTAGAGGAGCGTGTCGACATCGTCGAGGTGGTCGATTTCGTCGAACACGACCAGGTGGGTGCCGCCGAGCCGGTCGAGCTGGGCGTACAGCTCTTCGAACGCGTCTCCCACGCCGAGTCCGCGCTTCGGGAAGTCACTCGCGCTGTCGGGGAGGAGATCGTTCACGAGGCCGCGAACGACCGTGTACACCGTCTTCCCGTTGCAGTTGCACTCGTGGACGTGAAGTTCGTCGGCTTCCGGCCGCGTCGCGACCTCCGCTCGGAGCGCGTCCATCATGTAGGTCGTGACGGCTGTCTTCCCCAGTCCGGCTTTCCCGTACAGCATGATGTTCTGGGGGTTCCGCCCGAACAGGACGTCCTGGAGGGCGAACCGGTACTCGTCGATCTCCTCGTCCCGTTCGAGGATTTCACTCGGCTGGTAGCTCTCCGCGAGTACTTTCTTCTCCTCGAAGATCGTCTGTTCGATGTCGCTGAACGGCCCACCCATCGTCTATCCACTCCAACACGAACGATATACTTAAAACCTTCTTTCGTCTGATTCGAGTGTCTTCACGCGTCGACACACCCACCGACCCAGACCCACTCCAGTCCCAAGACAAACGAAACGCCCTCTCTCCCTCGACCCCCCTATCTGTTCTGTTCCCGACTCCTCTCGCGCTCGCCCTCCGGTCAGCCCGCACAGCCCCTCGCCGTAGACGACGGGATTCGCGCCGTACCGGCGCCTAGCAACCCCACGCACCGCCCCGACACAGCCACCCGAGGACAGACGAAATCCACTCTCCGACCCTCCGCCGCAGATCGCGCACCGCACATACGCGTCGCCCCCCACACTGCCAGCGCAGTGACGTCCAGCACGGATTCCTCGACGGCGGGATCAGGGGTCGACAGCCGTCCGAGTCCTATCAGGTGGCCGAGGGCGATCCAGCACGTCACGAGATGCGTCTCGAGATCGGGAAGCCTCGGGGCTTGACCCCGAGGCGGTTCACGCAGCCCTCGAAGTCGAGTACGGTTCACGCGAACGGACGTCACCGAAGTGCGATGTCACCGGAGTGCGATATATGGCCCGACGACGAGTAAGAGCATCGCGAGTACGCGGGTGAGTGTTTCGGCATCGATGGATTGAGCGATCTTCCAGCCGGCGACGACGCCGACGAGTTCGGGGATCCCAATC is drawn from Salarchaeum sp. JOR-1 and contains these coding sequences:
- a CDS encoding RNA-guided endonuclease TnpB family protein gives rise to the protein MAEQVVTRTYTASIRNQPQVQDDLDSLGFAASKLWNVGRWTCDRVWGEVGHIPGHNELTAYLKNHERYDDLHSQSSQRVLQELAEAFKGWYGKQRNGDTRANPPGYRKHGDDHPRSTVTFKADGFKLDTQYNRVRLSKGSNLKDYWSDFILCEYQTRPDVDLSTVESVQQARAVWTGSEWELHFVCKVEIEVSEAPGQKTVGVDLGINNFAALAYEDGYGELYPLNCLKQDDYFFSKRIARCDNSDSEQATRLNQKKSRRRTHYFHTLSKHIVQRCVEEGVGTILVGDLSGIRDKEENGESKNWGKHGNLDLHSWAFDRFTDLLEYKAEMAGIAVNEVSECDTSKSCSCCGRKRKANRVERGLYVCDECGTVANADVNGAENIRQKVSPSPRPEDRSNGWLAQPSTFLFDKDTGAFAPQEQVTS
- a CDS encoding orc1/cdc6 family replication initiation protein, with product MGGPFSDIEQTIFEEKKVLAESYQPSEILERDEEIDEYRFALQDVLFGRNPQNIMLYGKAGLGKTAVTTYMMDALRAEVATRPEADELHVHECNCNGKTVYTVVRGLVNDLLPDSASDFPKRGLGVGDAFEELYAQLDRLGGTHLVVFDEIDHLDDVDTLLYEFPRAKSNGHITDSKIGVIGISNNYTFRQSLSPKVKDTLMEAEISFSPYDASELRTILRDRADRAFVEDGCADSAIAKAAAIAAKDRGNARQAIDLLRVGAEVAEKNGDTQVTDAHITDAQELVQRGRLSNRIRDQTQHAQYILETLAYLDREGETPARSKTIKTRYEQVAQSHASDPLTTLKSIQNHLADLHMLGFFRRNGQNHGERGGRYYEYDLDLDADIILDVRDDIETEHAP